The following coding sequences lie in one Anoplolepis gracilipes chromosome 4, ASM4749672v1, whole genome shotgun sequence genomic window:
- the Dap gene encoding uncharacterized protein Dap — MSARVLNPVMMTEISRNLGGGGDSGGGKRAAPSRAALARVRRDLFGPVDHAAARALAERELRAQSLLDAERWGFEFKLGIPRNNSRYEWEEVTEHDVVPEPYALRGMPYLRKHAPGTPRKLRVDDVPPTSVATSPTTLLTTMISTMTTTTTTTTTRIVEQLETSTCATPTAERTPPQEPRVPEIGEATTPNQLLDANVKRKRCAPEPTTPVLPSVARKQSTITDYMKSRKRGLNGTTKSMIEPPEKITRNAGQIRS, encoded by the exons ATGAGCGCACGAGTGCTGAATCCGGTGATGATGACGGAAATAAGCAGGAATCTAGGCGGCGGCGGTGACAGCGGCGGTGGCAAGCGAGCGGCACCGAGCAGGGCCGCGCTCGCCCGCGTGCGACGCGATCTCTTCGGGCCGGTGGACCACGCGGCGGCTCGCGCTCTAGCCGAGCGGGAGCTGCGCGCCCAATCGCTCCTCGATGCCGAACGATGGGGATTTGAATTCAAGCTGGGGATACCGCGGAACAACTCGCGCTACGAGTGGGAAGAGGTGACGGAACACGACGTCGTCCCCGAGCCCTACGCTCTGCGTGGCATGCCTTATCTGAGAAAACACGCGCCCGGGACGCCGCGTAAATTGCGCGTCGACGACGTCCCGCCGACCTCCGTCGCGACGTCGCCGACGACGTTGCTCACGACGATGATAAGTACGATGACTACGACGACCACGACCACGACCACGAGAATCGTCGAGCAGTTGGAGACGTCGACATGCGCTACGCCGACGGCCGAGAGAACGCCGCCGCAGGAGCCCAGGGTGCCCGAGATCGGCGAAGCTACGACGCCCAATCAGCTCTTGGACGCGAACGTGAAAAGGAAGAGGTGCGCGCCGGAACCGACCACCCCTGTTCTACCCTCTGTCGCGAGAAAGCAATCCACTATCACCG ACTACATGAAGAGTCGTAAGCGTGGCTTGAACGGCACCACAAAGAGTATGATAGAGCCGCCGGAGAAGATCACTCGTAACGCGGGTCAGATACGCAGCTAA
- the LOC140664513 gene encoding uncharacterized protein isoform X1: MKNIPKKVQLIMEKNVSTSVDGLQRARRKLFADENDSDGEEQNFYNRIIEENRRISEEVMKKWNFDFNREMPLPGRYMWVKVDKYGNEISDSKNLVDEEQNRNEQEEQIEETETERNTRRKNDEPTEENATKKAKLEES, from the exons atgaaaaatatcCCAAAGAA AGTCCAGCtgataatggaaaaaaatgtcaGTACATCGGTAGATGGTCTACAGCGCGCGCGTAGAAAACTATTTGCAGACGAAAATGACAGCGACGGCGAGGAGCAGAACTTTTACAATCGTATTATAGAAGAGAACCGACGAATATCAGAAGAG GTCATGAAAAAATGGAACTTTGATTTTAACCGCGAAATGCCACTACCTGGCCGTTACATGTGGGTAAAAGTAGACAAATACGGAAATGAAATTTctgattctaaaaatttagttGACGAAGAACAGAATAGGAACGAGCAAGAAGAACAGATTGAAGAAACAGAAACAGAAAGAAatacaagaagaaaaaatgatgAACCAACGGAGGAAAATGCGACGAAAAAAGCTAAATTAGAAGAGtcgtaa
- the LOC140664513 gene encoding uncharacterized protein isoform X2: protein MEKNVSTSVDGLQRARRKLFADENDSDGEEQNFYNRIIEENRRISEEVMKKWNFDFNREMPLPGRYMWVKVDKYGNEISDSKNLVDEEQNRNEQEEQIEETETERNTRRKNDEPTEENATKKAKLEES, encoded by the exons atggaaaaaaatgtcaGTACATCGGTAGATGGTCTACAGCGCGCGCGTAGAAAACTATTTGCAGACGAAAATGACAGCGACGGCGAGGAGCAGAACTTTTACAATCGTATTATAGAAGAGAACCGACGAATATCAGAAGAG GTCATGAAAAAATGGAACTTTGATTTTAACCGCGAAATGCCACTACCTGGCCGTTACATGTGGGTAAAAGTAGACAAATACGGAAATGAAATTTctgattctaaaaatttagttGACGAAGAACAGAATAGGAACGAGCAAGAAGAACAGATTGAAGAAACAGAAACAGAAAGAAatacaagaagaaaaaatgatgAACCAACGGAGGAAAATGCGACGAAAAAAGCTAAATTAGAAGAGtcgtaa